The following are encoded in a window of Amycolatopsis lexingtonensis genomic DNA:
- a CDS encoding sigma-70 family RNA polymerase sigma factor: MPDFAAAVEPHRRELLAHCYRMLGSVHEAEDLVQETLVRAWKAWPGYDPARASVRTWLHRIATNACLTALEGRARRPLPSGLGHPRDDPAAPLTPSFEIPWLQPFPDASADDPGRGTLRLALLAAMQTLPPKQRAVLILRDVLEFSAAEVAGFLDTTPAAVNSALQRARAGLGGVSVEEVAEPADAAVAAVLDRYVRAFERADVAGLVGLLADDVVMEMPPVPLWFRGRDDYGRFLERLFAMRGPDWRMTRTSANGQPALVAYCRDDAGIYRLHTLQVFTVTKAGVAHNVVFADPAVLAAFDLPATQPAARASDGRP; the protein is encoded by the coding sequence ATGCCGGACTTCGCCGCGGCCGTCGAGCCGCACCGCCGTGAGCTGCTGGCGCACTGCTACCGCATGCTCGGTTCGGTCCATGAGGCGGAGGACCTGGTGCAGGAAACCCTGGTCCGCGCCTGGAAAGCGTGGCCGGGCTACGACCCGGCGCGGGCTTCGGTGCGCACCTGGCTCCACCGCATCGCGACCAACGCCTGTCTCACCGCGCTCGAAGGGCGAGCGCGGCGCCCGCTGCCGTCCGGGCTCGGTCACCCCCGCGACGACCCGGCCGCGCCGCTGACGCCGTCGTTCGAAATCCCGTGGCTGCAGCCCTTTCCGGACGCGTCGGCGGACGACCCCGGCCGGGGCACGCTCCGGCTGGCGTTGCTGGCGGCGATGCAGACGCTCCCGCCGAAGCAGCGCGCGGTGCTGATCCTGCGGGACGTCCTGGAATTCAGCGCCGCGGAGGTGGCCGGGTTCCTCGACACCACCCCCGCGGCGGTCAACAGCGCGCTGCAACGGGCTCGCGCCGGCCTCGGCGGGGTGTCGGTGGAGGAGGTCGCCGAACCGGCCGACGCGGCGGTGGCCGCGGTCCTGGACCGGTACGTGCGGGCGTTCGAACGCGCCGACGTCGCCGGGCTGGTCGGGCTGCTGGCCGACGACGTCGTCATGGAGATGCCGCCGGTGCCGCTGTGGTTCCGCGGCCGCGACGACTACGGCCGGTTCCTCGAGCGGCTGTTCGCGATGCGCGGCCCGGACTGGCGGATGACGCGCACGTCGGCCAACGGCCAGCCCGCGCTGGTCGCCTACTGCCGCGACGACGCCGGGATCTACCGGCTGCACACCCTGCAGGTGTTCACCGTGACGAAAGCGGGCGTGGCGCACAACGTCGTGTTCGCCGATCCCGCCGTGCTGGCGGCGTTCGACCTTCCCGCGACTCAGCCGGCGGCGCGGGCCTCCGACGGGCGGCCGTAG
- a CDS encoding DUF2087 domain-containing protein, with the protein MAAPEALVSALSDPERLLLFARICAAPEGLPAGEVPAKLVRRLTDAGLVTADGDRYRPVPGVFREALVKGPADPLDGLFRHGRLVTIPHSGKRRQLLLATLAERFEPGRLYTEQEVREKLVMVHDDHATLRRYLIDEGLLQRSNDGGAYGRPSEARAAG; encoded by the coding sequence CTCGGATCCCGAACGGCTGCTGCTGTTCGCCCGCATCTGCGCCGCGCCCGAAGGGCTGCCGGCGGGCGAGGTCCCGGCCAAGCTCGTCAGACGGCTGACCGACGCGGGCCTGGTGACGGCGGACGGCGACCGCTACCGCCCGGTGCCCGGCGTCTTCCGCGAAGCGCTCGTGAAGGGCCCCGCCGACCCGCTCGACGGGCTGTTCCGGCACGGCAGGCTCGTCACGATCCCGCATTCGGGCAAGCGGCGGCAGCTGCTCCTGGCCACCCTCGCCGAGCGGTTCGAGCCCGGCCGCCTGTACACCGAGCAGGAGGTACGGGAGAAGCTCGTGATGGTCCACGACGACCACGCGACCCTGCGCCGCTACCTGATCGACGAAGGCCTGCTGCAGCGCAGCAACGACGGCGGCGCCTACGGCCGCCCGTCGGAGGCCCGCGCCGCCGGCTGA